A section of the Rhodobacter sp. genome encodes:
- a CDS encoding Gfo/Idh/MocA family oxidoreductase produces MRICVAGAYGAFGIKHLDALKAIEGVTVTSVMGPTRAKIDALAAERGIGHAATDLAECLARDDVDAVILATPTQLHAAQAIQCMEAGKPVLIEIPMADSLEESEAICRVQEQTGVLAMAGQVRRYNPSHQWIHNKIKAGELKILQMDVQTYFFRRTNMNAKGEPRSWTDHLLWHHACHTVDLFQYQTGEVVSQCYGLEGPHHPELGIAMDMSIGMKTPSGAICTLSLSFNNDGPLGTFFRYICDKGTYIARYDDLFDGYDKPVDLTGVAVSNNGIELIDREFIAAMREGRQPNGSVHQVLDAMRTLDRIEQSFT; encoded by the coding sequence ATGCGAATTTGCGTTGCGGGCGCCTATGGCGCCTTCGGCATCAAGCACCTCGATGCGCTGAAGGCGATCGAGGGGGTCACTGTCACCTCGGTGATGGGGCCGACCCGCGCCAAGATCGACGCCCTGGCCGCCGAACGCGGCATCGGCCATGCCGCCACGGACCTGGCCGAATGCCTGGCCCGTGACGACGTGGACGCGGTGATCCTGGCGACCCCGACGCAACTGCATGCCGCGCAGGCGATCCAGTGCATGGAGGCCGGGAAACCCGTTCTGATCGAGATCCCGATGGCCGACAGCCTGGAGGAAAGCGAAGCGATCTGCCGCGTTCAGGAACAAACCGGCGTGCTGGCGATGGCCGGCCAGGTGCGGCGTTACAACCCGTCGCATCAGTGGATCCACAACAAGATCAAGGCGGGCGAGCTGAAGATCCTGCAAATGGACGTGCAGACCTATTTCTTCCGCCGCACGAACATGAACGCCAAGGGCGAGCCCCGGTCCTGGACCGACCACCTGCTCTGGCACCACGCCTGCCACACGGTCGATCTGTTCCAGTATCAGACCGGCGAGGTGGTCAGCCAGTGCTATGGGCTGGAAGGGCCGCACCACCCCGAGCTGGGCATCGCCATGGACATGTCGATCGGCATGAAGACGCCCTCGGGCGCGATCTGCACGCTGTCGCTGTCGTTCAACAACGATGGCCCGCTGGGCACGTTCTTCCGCTACATCTGCGACAAGGGCACCTATATCGCCCGGTATGACGACCTGTTCGATGGCTATGACAAGCCGGTGGACCTGACGGGCGTCGCGGTGTCGAACAACGGTATCGAGCTGATCGACCGCGAGTTCATCGCCGCGATGCGCGAGGGCCGTCAGCCCAACGGGTCGGTGCATCAGGTGCTGGACGCGATGCGCACGCTGGACCGGATCGAACAAAGCTTCACCTGA
- a CDS encoding protocatechuate 3,4-dioxygenase (extradiol catechol dioxygenase that catalyzes the oxidative cleavage of substituted catechols; part of the bacterial aromatic compound degradation pathway): MARIVAGVGVSHVPAIGVAMDTHITDQPYWQPVFKGFEFSREWMAEHKPDVIFLVYNDHCTAFDASCIPTFALGAAATFTPADEGYGPRPVPVVRNHQKMASHIAQSLILDEFDITIMNEMEVDHGLTVPLSVMYGDKTPQDDWGVQVIPLAVNVVQYPAPTGNRCYNLGKAVRRAVESYPEDLKVMVFGTGGLSHQLQYKRAGLINKEWDQQFLDRLTEDPVGLSRMPHVEYLREGGSEGIEMVMWHVMRGALDEDVVEVHRHYHVPASNTAVGHIILENKSYHDSRAKLAAE; the protein is encoded by the coding sequence ATGGCACGCATCGTCGCAGGAGTGGGCGTCTCGCATGTCCCCGCCATCGGTGTCGCGATGGATACGCACATCACCGACCAGCCCTATTGGCAGCCCGTGTTCAAAGGGTTCGAATTCAGCCGCGAATGGATGGCCGAACACAAGCCCGACGTGATCTTCCTGGTCTACAACGACCATTGCACGGCCTTTGACGCCTCGTGCATCCCGACCTTTGCCCTGGGCGCGGCGGCGACCTTTACCCCGGCGGACGAAGGCTATGGCCCGCGCCCGGTGCCGGTGGTGCGCAACCACCAGAAGATGGCCTCGCATATCGCGCAGTCGCTGATCCTGGATGAATTCGACATCACCATCATGAACGAGATGGAAGTGGACCACGGCCTGACCGTGCCGCTGTCGGTGATGTATGGCGACAAGACGCCTCAGGACGACTGGGGCGTGCAGGTGATCCCGCTGGCGGTGAATGTGGTGCAATACCCCGCCCCCACCGGCAACCGTTGCTACAACCTGGGCAAGGCCGTGCGCCGCGCGGTCGAAAGCTACCCCGAGGATCTGAAGGTCATGGTCTTCGGCACCGGCGGGCTGAGCCATCAGTTGCAATACAAGCGCGCGGGTCTCATCAACAAGGAATGGGATCAGCAATTCCTCGATCGCCTGACCGAGGACCCGGTTGGCCTGTCCAGGATGCCGCATGTGGAATACCTGCGCGAGGGCGGCTCGGAAGGGATCGAGATGGTCATGTGGCACGTCATGCGCGGCGCGCTGGACGAGGACGTGGTCGAGGTTCACCGCCACTATCATGTCCCCGCGTCGAACACCGCCGTGGGTCACATCATCTTGGAAAACAAATCGTATCACGACAGCCGCGCCAAGCTGGCGGCCGAGTAA
- the ligA gene encoding protocatechuate 4,5-dioxygenase subunit alpha, whose amino-acid sequence MHKDYEDIPGTFVFDADRSREGYHLNQFCISLRLQKNRDAFNADEEAYLDGFPMTAEQRDAVRKRDWNRLLELGGNVYYTSKLAANDGINFQNLAGLMTGMGVEAYREMMLNGGRPIEGNRYKSEWEDK is encoded by the coding sequence ATGCACAAGGACTACGAGGATATCCCCGGGACCTTTGTCTTCGACGCCGACCGGTCCCGCGAAGGCTATCACCTGAACCAGTTCTGCATCTCGCTGAGACTGCAAAAGAACCGCGATGCGTTCAACGCCGATGAAGAGGCCTATCTGGACGGCTTCCCGATGACCGCCGAACAGCGCGATGCCGTGCGCAAGCGCGACTGGAACCGGCTGCTCGAACTGGGCGGGAACGTCTATTACACGTCCAAGCTGGCGGCGAACGACGGCATCAACTTCCAGAACCTGGCCGGGCTTATGACCGGCATGGGAGTCGAGGCCTACCGCGAGATGATGCTGAACGGCGGCCGCCCGATCGAGGGCAACCGCTACAAATCCGAATGGGAGGACAAGTAA
- a CDS encoding AEC family transporter codes for MIQILLTTLPIYLMILVGYAAIRWRYLDTAHIGALSQFALKICLPALIVFAIALPHGDTGLDPAFFAAYLLGSVATLGLGYAGMRLFLRQPAADAWIFAFGMSNSNSGFLGFPIASLLFGADGAVVFAMTMTIENTVIIPMATMLAGAAQHKGATLGGLARAAGARMIRNPLLIAVAASLLWRATGLSLTAPVERAVTTLAMAASPVALFVIGGTVARMSVGGHWRRTSGIALGKLVLHPLLVAAALYAIPGVPPALIPVGILFAAVPMLTVYPILAAPFGLEAVTSTALIVTTALSVVTVTAALGLMHAL; via the coding sequence ATGATCCAGATCCTGCTGACCACCCTGCCGATCTATCTGATGATCCTGGTCGGCTATGCGGCGATCCGCTGGCGCTATCTCGACACCGCGCATATCGGGGCGCTCAGCCAGTTCGCCTTGAAGATCTGCCTGCCCGCGCTGATCGTCTTTGCCATCGCCCTGCCCCATGGCGACACCGGCCTCGATCCGGCGTTCTTCGCGGCCTATCTTCTGGGGTCGGTCGCGACCCTGGGGCTGGGCTATGCCGGGATGCGCCTGTTCTTGCGGCAGCCGGCGGCGGATGCCTGGATCTTTGCCTTTGGCATGTCCAATTCGAACAGCGGGTTCCTGGGCTTTCCGATTGCCAGCCTGTTGTTCGGCGCTGACGGCGCGGTGGTCTTTGCCATGACCATGACCATCGAGAACACGGTCATCATTCCCATGGCCACGATGCTGGCCGGTGCGGCGCAGCACAAGGGGGCCACGCTGGGCGGGCTGGCGCGCGCGGCCGGAGCGCGGATGATCCGCAACCCGCTGCTGATCGCGGTGGCCGCGTCGCTGCTGTGGCGGGCGACCGGCCTGTCCCTGACCGCGCCGGTCGAGCGGGCGGTGACGACGCTGGCGATGGCGGCCTCGCCCGTGGCGTTGTTCGTGATCGGCGGCACGGTGGCGCGGATGTCGGTGGGCGGGCACTGGCGGCGGACCTCGGGGATCGCGCTGGGCAAGCTGGTGCTGCATCCGTTGCTGGTGGCGGCGGCGCTCTATGCCATTCCCGGCGTGCCGCCCGCGCTGATCCCGGTGGGCATCCTGTTCGCCGCCGTGCCGATGCTGACGGTCTATCCGATCCTGGCCGCCCCGTTCGGGCTGGAGGCCGTCACCTCGACCGCGCTGATCGTGACGACCGCGTTGTCGGTGGTCACCGTCACCGCCGCGCTGGGGCTGATGCACGCGCTTTGA
- a CDS encoding sulfite exporter TauE/SafE family protein yields MTDLLPPDVAPLVALSLMAVSFASSFITISFGIGGGGLMLAVMASLLPPAALVPVHGVVQFGSNAGRTAMMARHIQWGPALWFAVGIVLGIGLGASVVPAIPPAVVLIGVGLFLIWTVLSKPPAWMRDWPLLTGTLTSVLSMAFGASGPFVNTYVKSLDLGRHAHVATTAVLLSGQHLLKALAFGVLGFAYAPWAGLIAALILCGLAGTWTGKQVLNRLSDARFRQALNAVLLLLSARLVWQGLSLLL; encoded by the coding sequence ATGACCGACCTTCTGCCCCCCGATGTCGCGCCCCTCGTGGCGCTGTCGCTGATGGCGGTGAGCTTTGCCTCGTCCTTCATCACCATTTCCTTCGGCATCGGCGGCGGCGGGCTGATGCTGGCGGTGATGGCCAGCCTGCTGCCGCCTGCGGCGCTGGTGCCGGTGCACGGGGTGGTGCAGTTCGGCTCGAACGCCGGGCGCACGGCGATGATGGCGCGCCATATCCAATGGGGGCCGGCGCTGTGGTTCGCGGTCGGGATCGTGCTGGGGATCGGGCTGGGTGCCTCGGTCGTGCCGGCGATCCCGCCGGCGGTGGTGCTGATCGGGGTCGGCCTGTTCCTGATCTGGACGGTGCTGTCGAAGCCGCCGGCCTGGATGCGCGACTGGCCGCTGCTGACCGGTACCCTGACCAGTGTGCTGAGCATGGCCTTCGGCGCCTCGGGGCCCTTCGTGAACACCTATGTGAAATCGCTCGACCTGGGCCGCCACGCGCATGTGGCCACCACGGCGGTGCTGTTGAGCGGACAACACCTGCTCAAGGCGCTGGCCTTCGGCGTCCTGGGCTTTGCCTATGCGCCCTGGGCGGGGTTGATCGCGGCTCTGATCCTGTGCGGGCTCGCGGGCACCTGGACCGGCAAACAGGTTCTGAACCGCCTGAGCGACGCGCGCTTCCGCCAGGCTCTGAACGCGGTCCTGCTGCTGCTTTCGGCACGGCTGGTCTGGCAGGGGCTGTCGCTGCTGCTCTGA
- the pobA gene encoding 4-hydroxybenzoate 3-monooxygenase, whose amino-acid sequence MKTQVCIIGGGPSGLMLSQLLHLKGIDTIVLEKHSREYVLGRIRAGVLEHGFAELMREAQCGERMDREGEIHDGFEISDNGALTRVDLHKYSGGSSVVVYGQTELTRDLYDARDRMKGTVIHNVEDVALHDLNTTTPPYVTYRDGDEIVRIDCDFVIGADGFHGPSRKAIPKDVLTEYEKVYPFGWLGVLSRTKPVNPELIYAKHDRGFALCSLRSQVLSRYYIQVPLSDTVEDWSDADFWDELKKRLPAEVAERLETGPSIEKSIAPLRSFVAEPMRWGNLFLAGDAAHIVPPTGARGLNSAASDIYYLYHAMVDHYLKGDDTGLDQYSQKALARVWKAQRFSWWMTTMLHTFPDSIAYDRKLQDTDLAYLFSSEAALSSLAENYVGLPF is encoded by the coding sequence ATGAAAACCCAAGTCTGCATCATCGGTGGCGGCCCCTCGGGGCTGATGCTCAGCCAGCTTCTGCACCTCAAGGGCATCGACACGATCGTGCTGGAAAAGCACAGTCGGGAATACGTGCTGGGCCGGATCCGCGCGGGCGTGCTGGAGCACGGCTTTGCCGAACTCATGCGCGAGGCCCAGTGCGGCGAGCGCATGGACCGCGAGGGCGAGATCCACGACGGGTTCGAGATCTCGGACAACGGGGCGCTGACGCGGGTCGATCTGCACAAGTATTCCGGCGGATCGTCAGTCGTGGTCTATGGCCAGACGGAACTGACGCGCGATCTCTATGACGCGCGCGACCGGATGAAGGGCACGGTCATCCACAACGTCGAAGACGTGGCCCTGCACGACCTGAACACCACCACCCCGCCCTATGTCACCTATCGCGACGGCGACGAGATCGTGCGCATCGACTGCGATTTCGTGATCGGCGCGGACGGGTTCCACGGCCCCTCGCGCAAGGCGATCCCCAAGGACGTGCTGACGGAATACGAAAAGGTCTATCCCTTCGGGTGGCTGGGCGTGCTGAGCCGCACCAAGCCGGTGAACCCCGAGTTGATCTATGCAAAGCACGACCGCGGCTTTGCGCTGTGTTCGCTGCGCAGCCAGGTGCTGAGCCGCTATTACATCCAGGTGCCGTTGTCGGACACGGTCGAGGACTGGTCGGACGCGGACTTCTGGGACGAGTTGAAGAAGCGCCTGCCGGCCGAGGTGGCGGAACGGCTGGAAACCGGCCCGTCGATCGAGAAATCCATCGCGCCGCTGCGCAGTTTCGTAGCCGAGCCGATGCGCTGGGGGAACCTGTTCCTGGCGGGTGACGCCGCGCATATCGTGCCGCCGACGGGCGCGCGCGGGCTTAACTCGGCCGCGTCGGACATCTATTACCTGTATCACGCGATGGTGGATCACTATCTGAAGGGCGACGACACCGGGTTGGACCAGTATTCGCAAAAGGCGCTGGCCCGGGTCTGGAAGGCGCAGCGGTTCAGCTGGTGGATGACGACCATGCTGCACACCTTCCCCGACAGCATCGCCTATGACCGGAAGCTTCAGGACACCGACCTGGCCTATCTGTTCAGTTCCGAGGCGGCGCTGTCGTCGCTGGCCGAGAACTACGTCGGCCTGCCGTTCTGA
- a CDS encoding helix-turn-helix domain-containing protein: protein MDPVAQFLYDSNMTRAASPTIPNYNLFGEADDLPDVVHCETIETRSRLHDWELGVHRHARLHQVLLLQDGGGVLSLEGRRHALPPMTLVNVAIGVVHGFTFVPGTRGLVVTFSAEMLDQSLRPAEGLRDVLAQAAVLPAEGGTVLTLTQIATAFSGRDFGRAQSLRSLAGLLLAQVARAMVDHGAVADPRATPDLLSRFERLLDLHLLDHWSVADYARALAVSAPHLSRVTRKATGKPASGLIEDRLIREARRNLVYTNLPISRIAYALGFEDPAYFTRVFTRATGTSPRAFRQRLGEDG, encoded by the coding sequence ATGGACCCGGTTGCGCAATTCTTGTACGATTCGAACATGACGCGCGCTGCCTCGCCCACGATTCCCAACTACAACCTGTTCGGTGAAGCCGACGATCTGCCCGATGTCGTCCATTGCGAAACGATCGAGACCCGCTCGCGGTTGCACGATTGGGAACTGGGGGTGCACCGGCACGCGCGGTTGCATCAGGTCCTTTTGTTGCAGGACGGGGGCGGGGTGCTCAGCCTTGAAGGGCGGCGCCACGCCTTGCCGCCGATGACGCTGGTCAATGTCGCCATCGGCGTGGTGCACGGCTTCACCTTTGTTCCGGGCACGCGGGGGCTGGTCGTGACCTTCTCGGCCGAGATGCTGGACCAGTCCCTGCGGCCCGCCGAAGGGCTGCGGGACGTGCTGGCGCAGGCCGCCGTGCTGCCGGCCGAGGGGGGCACGGTGCTGACCCTGACGCAGATCGCAACCGCGTTCTCTGGCCGCGATTTTGGCCGCGCGCAAAGCCTGCGGTCGCTGGCAGGGCTGTTGCTGGCCCAGGTGGCGCGGGCAATGGTCGATCACGGCGCGGTCGCCGATCCGCGCGCCACCCCCGACCTGCTGAGCCGGTTCGAGCGCCTGCTGGACCTGCACCTGCTGGACCATTGGAGCGTTGCGGACTACGCGCGCGCGCTGGCGGTCAGCGCCCCCCACCTGTCGCGGGTCACGCGCAAGGCGACGGGAAAACCGGCCTCGGGCCTGATCGAGGACCGCTTGATTCGCGAGGCGCGGCGCAATCTGGTCTATACGAACTTGCCCATTTCGCGCATCGCCTACGCCCTGGGGTTCGAGGACCCGGCCTATTTCACCCGGGTCTTCACCCGGGCGACAGGCACCTCGCCCCGCGCCTTTCGCCAGCGCCTGGGCGAGGACGGCTGA
- a CDS encoding YdcH family protein: protein MSHTPHELAEEFPAEIDKMHALKQSDPHFAKMFDDYHDVNKDIHRGETNVEPMADDHMADLRKKRLALKDQIAHMLRAAS, encoded by the coding sequence ATGTCGCACACCCCCCACGAACTCGCCGAAGAATTCCCGGCCGAGATCGACAAGATGCACGCGCTCAAGCAGAGCGATCCTCATTTCGCGAAGATGTTCGACGACTATCACGACGTCAACAAGGACATCCATCGGGGCGAGACCAATGTCGAGCCGATGGCGGACGATCACATGGCCGACCTGCGCAAGAAGCGCCTGGCGCTGAAGGACCAGATTGCTCACATGCTGCGCGCGGCGTCGTGA
- a CDS encoding DUF2083 domain-containing protein, producing the protein MAVQKLYAGAKLREIRVRLHLTQKEFAARLGVSLPYLNQMENNNRPVSTAVVLALAREFGTDVTELSTGDSERMVSDLREALADPIFPEPGPSAADLRLVASNAPGVARALLALHRAYSQTHERLASLDEALGREDRMLRPSPWEEVRDFFHYCDNYIDAVDRAAERFAQGTGTIEDKAIALLERRGVGVRYSDEATLRRYDPRNRILTLSTHAALATRRFQMLHQIALLTQDDLLEATLDLARFQSDEARAIAKIGLANYFAGAALLPYRAFLASAQETRHDLEMLADRFGASIEQVAHRLSTLQRPGAKGVPFFFVRVDQAGTITKRHSATRLQFARYGGACPLWNVHQAFETPGRFLRQLAETPDGVRYFCLARDVSKPGGSFRAPVRRYAIGLGCEIRHAESLTYADDMDLTNPQAFEPIGISCRICARPDCHQRSVPPLEQELRIDPDQRGVLPYAIARPSSDTP; encoded by the coding sequence ATGGCGGTGCAGAAACTCTATGCCGGGGCGAAGCTGCGCGAGATTCGCGTGCGCCTGCACCTGACGCAAAAGGAATTCGCGGCGCGGCTGGGGGTTTCGTTGCCCTATCTGAACCAGATGGAGAACAACAACCGGCCGGTCAGCACGGCCGTTGTCCTGGCCCTGGCGCGCGAGTTCGGCACCGATGTGACCGAACTCAGCACCGGCGACAGCGAGCGGATGGTTTCCGACCTGCGCGAGGCACTGGCCGACCCGATCTTTCCCGAGCCCGGCCCCAGCGCCGCCGATCTGCGGCTGGTGGCCTCGAACGCGCCGGGGGTGGCGCGTGCGCTGCTGGCGCTGCACCGGGCCTATAGCCAGACGCACGAGCGCCTCGCCTCGCTGGACGAGGCCCTGGGACGCGAGGACCGGATGCTGCGCCCCTCGCCCTGGGAGGAGGTGCGCGACTTCTTCCATTACTGCGACAACTATATCGACGCCGTGGATCGCGCCGCCGAACGCTTTGCCCAGGGCACCGGCACGATCGAGGACAAGGCCATCGCCCTGCTGGAGCGCCGTGGTGTCGGCGTGCGCTATTCCGACGAGGCAACGCTGCGGCGCTACGATCCCCGCAACCGCATTCTCACACTGTCCACCCATGCCGCGCTGGCGACACGGCGCTTCCAGATGCTGCACCAGATCGCCCTGCTGACCCAGGACGACCTGCTGGAGGCCACGCTGGATCTGGCGCGTTTTCAGTCCGACGAGGCCCGCGCAATCGCCAAGATCGGCCTGGCGAATTATTTCGCGGGCGCCGCGCTGTTACCCTACCGCGCCTTTCTGGCCAGCGCCCAGGAAACGCGGCACGATCTGGAAATGCTGGCCGACCGCTTTGGCGCCTCGATCGAGCAGGTGGCGCATCGGCTGTCCACCCTGCAACGGCCCGGCGCCAAGGGCGTGCCCTTTTTCTTTGTGCGGGTCGATCAGGCCGGCACGATCACCAAGCGCCACTCGGCCACGCGACTGCAATTCGCGCGGTATGGCGGCGCCTGCCCGCTGTGGAACGTGCACCAGGCCTTTGAAACGCCGGGCCGGTTCCTGCGCCAGTTGGCGGAAACGCCGGATGGGGTGCGCTATTTCTGCCTGGCGCGCGATGTCTCGAAACCGGGCGGTTCGTTCCGCGCCCCGGTGCGCCGCTACGCCATCGGTCTGGGATGCGAGATCCGCCATGCCGAATCGCTGACCTATGCCGACGACATGGACCTGACCAACCCGCAGGCGTTCGAGCCGATCGGCATTTCCTGCCGAATCTGCGCGCGGCCGGATTGCCACCAGCGATCCGTTCCGCCGCTGGAGCAGGAGCTGCGGATCGACCCCGACCAGCGCGGCGTCCTGCCCTATGCCATCGCGCGGCCGTCCTCGGACACCCCGTGA
- a CDS encoding multidrug effflux MFS transporter, whose amino-acid sequence MTEPRFLDRKSPPHLVTLILLSGVSALSMNIFLPSLPNMTAYFQTDYRLMQLSISVYLAFSAVLQMVIGPLSDRFGRRNILVASLVVFNLATLGTLLAPDVTTFLAFRMLQAAVATAMALSRAIVRDMVDEARAASMIAYVTLGMSIVPMLGPIIGGKLDEVFGWHASFGLMLILGLLVLWLVWADLGETVVRRPSSFRKQLADYPELLTSPRFWGYVLSTAFASGVFFAYLGGAPFVGSELYGLTPAELGFYFGVTGLGYGAGNYLSGRFSVRMGVIRMIVTGNMVMVAGMVLQVLAVATGWGGALGFFLPFLLIGTGNGLVLPNSNAGMLSVRPQLAGTASGLGGAIMIGGGAALSALAGSWLTLETGAWPLLIVMGASLLGSILSILLVIRRNKQLGL is encoded by the coding sequence ATGACAGAACCCCGGTTTCTTGACCGAAAATCCCCGCCACATCTGGTCACGCTGATCCTGCTTTCAGGGGTTTCGGCGCTGTCGATGAACATCTTCCTGCCCTCGTTGCCGAACATGACCGCCTATTTCCAGACGGATTACCGGCTGATGCAGCTGTCGATTTCGGTCTATCTGGCATTCAGCGCGGTGCTGCAAATGGTGATCGGGCCGCTGTCCGACCGCTTTGGACGGCGCAACATCCTCGTTGCCTCGCTGGTGGTGTTCAACCTGGCGACGCTGGGCACGTTGCTGGCACCCGATGTCACGACCTTCCTGGCCTTTCGCATGTTGCAGGCCGCCGTCGCCACCGCCATGGCCCTGAGCCGCGCCATCGTGCGCGATATGGTGGACGAGGCGCGCGCGGCCTCGATGATCGCCTATGTCACGCTGGGCATGTCGATCGTGCCGATGCTGGGGCCGATCATCGGCGGCAAGCTGGACGAGGTCTTTGGCTGGCACGCCAGTTTCGGGTTGATGCTGATCCTCGGTTTGCTGGTGTTGTGGCTCGTCTGGGCGGACCTGGGCGAAACGGTCGTGCGCCGGCCGTCGAGCTTTCGCAAGCAACTGGCCGACTATCCGGAACTGCTGACCTCGCCGCGCTTCTGGGGCTATGTGCTCAGCACGGCCTTCGCCTCTGGGGTGTTCTTTGCCTATCTGGGTGGCGCGCCCTTCGTCGGGTCCGAACTCTATGGCCTGACGCCGGCGGAACTGGGGTTCTATTTCGGCGTCACCGGGTTGGGTTACGGCGCGGGCAACTACCTGTCGGGCCGCTTTTCGGTCCGCATGGGCGTGATCCGGATGATTGTCACGGGCAACATGGTGATGGTCGCGGGCATGGTGTTGCAGGTGCTGGCGGTGGCGACGGGCTGGGGCGGGGCGCTGGGGTTCTTTCTGCCCTTCCTGCTGATCGGCACGGGCAACGGGCTGGTGCTGCCCAATTCCAACGCCGGCATGTTGTCGGTGCGCCCGCAACTGGCGGGCACGGCCTCGGGGCTGGGTGGGGCGATCATGATCGGCGGCGGCGCGGCGCTGTCGGCGCTGGCGGGCAGCTGGTTGACGCTGGAAACCGGCGCCTGGCCGCTGCTGATCGTGATGGGGGCCTCGTTGCTGGGGTCGATCCTGTCGATCCTGCTGGTGATCCGTCGCAACAAGCAACTGGGCCTTTGA
- a CDS encoding DMT family protein yields the protein MPIALQTVLLLVASNLFMTVAWYGHLRFKSAPLLAVILISWGIALFEYMLQVPANRIGHGTFSAAQLKTLQEVITLAVFALFSTVYLREPLGWNHAAGFALIALGASLIFHRPG from the coding sequence ATGCCCATTGCCCTGCAAACCGTTCTGCTGCTCGTCGCCTCGAACCTGTTCATGACCGTCGCCTGGTATGGTCACCTCAGGTTCAAGTCCGCGCCCCTGTTGGCGGTCATCCTGATCAGCTGGGGGATCGCGCTGTTCGAATACATGTTGCAGGTGCCCGCGAACCGGATCGGCCACGGCACCTTTAGCGCGGCGCAGTTGAAAACCCTCCAGGAGGTCATCACCCTGGCAGTTTTCGCGCTGTTTTCGACCGTCTATCTGCGCGAACCGCTTGGCTGGAACCACGCCGCGGGATTTGCCCTGATCGCCCTGGGGGCCAGCCTGATTTTCCACCGCCCCGGCTGA